From Chryseobacterium sp. IHB B 17019, one genomic window encodes:
- a CDS encoding 50S ribosomal protein L25/general stress protein Ctc yields the protein MKSITIQGTKRENVGKKSTKALRDAELVPCVVYGGGEPLNFSAEERAFKGLVYTPEAHTVSIEVDGQTIPAVLQDIQFHPITDKILHADFYQLSEDKPVVMEVPVRITGRSKGVVAGGVLRQSFRKLKVKAIPANLPDEVVVDVTPLKIGNKLYIGAIKTEGYSFMHPDNAVVVAVKMSRNAMKGGAVADDDDEEEVAAEGAAPAAEETAAE from the coding sequence ATGAAATCTATTACAATTCAAGGTACAAAAAGAGAAAACGTGGGCAAAAAGTCTACAAAAGCTTTACGTGATGCTGAATTAGTTCCTTGTGTTGTTTACGGAGGTGGCGAGCCATTGAATTTCTCTGCAGAAGAGAGAGCATTCAAAGGTTTGGTATATACTCCTGAAGCACACACGGTATCTATTGAGGTTGATGGTCAAACAATTCCGGCTGTTCTTCAGGACATTCAGTTCCACCCGATTACAGATAAAATTCTTCACGCAGACTTCTATCAGTTATCTGAAGATAAGCCAGTTGTTATGGAAGTTCCTGTAAGAATTACAGGTCGTTCTAAAGGTGTTGTAGCTGGTGGTGTTTTACGTCAGTCTTTCAGAAAACTGAAAGTAAAAGCAATCCCTGCAAACTTACCTGATGAGGTAGTTGTAGATGTTACTCCATTAAAAATCGGTAACAAACTTTACATTGGAGCAATCAAAACTGAAGGATATTCTTTCATGCACCCGGACAATGCAGTTGTAGTAGCTGTTAAGATGTCTAGAAATGCAATGAAAGGTGGTGCAGTGGCAGATGACGATGATGAAGAAGAAGTTGCAGCAGAAGGAGCCGCTCCGGCAGCGGAAGAAACAGCAGCTGAATAA
- a CDS encoding ribose-phosphate pyrophosphokinase: MADQLSYLFCTRTSKDLAEKIAQYYGQELGKINFQEFSDGEFEPVLDESVRGGRVFLIGSTFPPADNLLELLLMIDAAKRASAKSITVVLPYFGLARQDRKDKPRAPIGAKLVANLLTAAGATRIMTMDLHADQIQGFFEIPVDHLYASTIFVDYIRDLNLEDLTIASPDMGGAKRAKNYAGHLGADVVIAYKERKKANVVEEMFLIGDVEGKNVILIDDMIDTAGTLCKAADILMEKGAKSVRAMATHGVLSGKAYENIENSKLLEVIVTDSIPVKNNLSSKIKVLSCAALFADVMKMVHEHQSISSKFII, from the coding sequence ATGGCCGATCAGTTAAGTTATCTATTTTGTACAAGGACGAGTAAGGACTTGGCAGAGAAAATTGCCCAGTATTATGGGCAGGAATTAGGAAAAATCAACTTTCAGGAGTTCAGCGACGGGGAGTTTGAGCCTGTTTTGGACGAATCTGTAAGAGGAGGAAGAGTTTTCTTAATTGGATCTACATTCCCTCCAGCAGACAATCTTTTGGAACTTCTTCTAATGATTGATGCTGCGAAAAGAGCTTCTGCTAAAAGCATTACAGTCGTACTTCCTTACTTCGGGCTTGCAAGACAAGACAGAAAAGACAAACCAAGAGCGCCAATCGGCGCAAAATTGGTTGCCAATCTTTTGACAGCCGCAGGAGCAACGAGAATCATGACGATGGATCTTCACGCAGATCAGATCCAGGGATTCTTTGAGATTCCGGTAGATCATTTGTATGCATCTACAATTTTTGTAGATTACATCAGAGATCTTAATCTGGAAGATCTTACCATCGCTTCTCCGGATATGGGAGGTGCAAAAAGAGCAAAAAACTATGCCGGTCACCTTGGTGCTGATGTAGTAATTGCTTATAAAGAAAGAAAAAAAGCAAACGTTGTAGAAGAAATGTTCCTTATCGGGGATGTAGAAGGTAAAAATGTAATTCTTATTGATGACATGATCGATACGGCAGGAACGCTTTGCAAGGCTGCAGACATCCTAATGGAAAAAGGAGCAAAATCAGTAAGAGCAATGGCAACTCACGGAGTACTTTCAGGGAAAGCGTATGAGAATATTGAGAACTCAAAATTGTTGGAAGTAATTGTAACTGACTCAATTCCTGTGAAAAATAATTTGTCATCTAAAATAAAAGTGCTATCTTGCGCCGCATTATTTGCAGACGTTATGAAGATGGTGCATGAGCACCAGTCAATTAGTAGTAAGTTTATTATCTAA
- a CDS encoding G-D-S-L family lipolytic protein, translated as MKKIIISTFAISALLFTTSCENDFDTDVKDVVVTSGEANFSRYIALGNSLTSGYRDGALYVDGQNESYPSMIAQQMKLAGGGDFKQPLMPNNIGGFNNLPGFAGKLNLQVVNGALSPVPSAPGGALDNVAAGRPYQNMGVPGAKSYHLVAPGYGSMAGLALGTANPYFVRFASSATTTVLADAMSQTPTFFSLWIGSNDVLLYATSGGTNSQTVGGVTTYTAATVQTGNTNPATYKSNDISDPNVVAGSIKGVLDGLKSVGTTKGVIANVPYVTSIPFFTTVPYNPLTPAALGTNLTTLNTSLYGPLKQALTAFGAGDRINLLSSTSNNPVLIKDESLTNLAPQLTAALTPSLGLPTATAFGQIFGQARQATSEDYILLTSSSVIASTAPGAPSPVNVYGISYPLQNQHVLTKTEAASVKTAIDAYNGSIKTLADSYGLAFVDANSKMVELNGKSGITFDGVKYTAKFVSGGAFSLDGVHLTGRGYAIVANEFIKAINMKYKSTLPQVDANKYSGVKFP; from the coding sequence ATGAAAAAAATTATAATTTCTACATTCGCTATTTCTGCTCTTCTTTTTACAACGAGCTGCGAAAATGATTTCGATACAGATGTAAAAGATGTTGTGGTAACTTCCGGAGAAGCAAATTTTTCTAGATATATTGCACTGGGAAATTCCCTGACCTCGGGTTATAGAGACGGCGCTCTGTATGTTGACGGACAAAATGAATCATATCCATCAATGATTGCTCAGCAAATGAAACTTGCAGGAGGAGGAGATTTTAAACAACCGTTAATGCCAAATAATATTGGAGGTTTCAATAACCTTCCGGGTTTTGCCGGAAAGCTTAACCTTCAGGTAGTTAATGGGGCTTTAAGTCCTGTTCCAAGTGCGCCGGGAGGAGCATTGGATAATGTAGCCGCAGGGAGACCTTATCAAAATATGGGAGTTCCGGGAGCAAAATCTTATCATTTGGTAGCACCTGGATACGGAAGTATGGCAGGGCTTGCTTTAGGAACTGCGAATCCTTATTTTGTAAGATTTGCATCTTCTGCTACCACTACTGTTTTGGCTGATGCGATGTCTCAGACGCCTACATTTTTCTCTCTTTGGATAGGAAGTAATGATGTATTATTATATGCTACAAGTGGAGGGACAAACTCTCAGACGGTAGGAGGTGTTACAACGTATACTGCGGCGACAGTTCAGACAGGAAATACAAATCCGGCAACTTATAAGTCCAATGATATTTCAGACCCGAATGTGGTGGCTGGTTCTATTAAAGGAGTTTTAGATGGTTTAAAAAGCGTTGGAACTACAAAAGGAGTTATTGCAAACGTTCCTTATGTTACTTCAATTCCTTTCTTTACAACCGTTCCTTACAATCCTTTGACGCCTGCGGCTTTAGGAACAAATCTTACAACACTTAATACAAGCTTGTATGGTCCGCTAAAACAGGCACTTACTGCTTTCGGAGCCGGAGATAGAATTAATTTACTTTCTTCTACGTCTAATAATCCTGTTTTAATTAAAGATGAATCTCTTACGAATCTTGCTCCACAGCTTACCGCAGCCTTGACACCTTCTTTAGGATTGCCAACTGCAACAGCTTTCGGACAGATTTTCGGGCAGGCAAGACAGGCAACATCAGAAGATTATATTCTTCTTACATCAAGCTCAGTGATTGCAAGTACGGCACCTGGAGCACCGTCTCCTGTGAATGTTTATGGAATTTCTTATCCGTTACAAAATCAACATGTATTAACAAAAACAGAAGCAGCTAGCGTAAAAACGGCTATCGATGCTTATAATGGTTCTATAAAAACGCTTGCTGATTCTTACGGGCTGGCTTTTGTAGATGCTAATTCTAAAATGGTTGAGCTTAATGGAAAATCAGGAATTACATTTGATGGTGTAAAATACACCGCTAAATTCGTGAGTGGAGGAGCTTTCTCTCTTGATGGGGTTCACCTTACAGGAAGAGGATACGCAATTGTTGCCAATGAATTTATCAAAGCGATTAATATGAAATATAAATCTACCCTTCCACAGGTAGATGCCAATAAATATTCGGGGGTAAAGTTCCCATAA
- a CDS encoding OmpP1/FadL family transporter — MKKILVSTALLAGVLSYAGGFRVSLQGVKQLAMAHTSAHAEDASVAFFNPAGMSFIPSKLSIVAGGFGASNKVTFQNLNTLQSTETDNPMGTPIYAAIAYKPIDKLSIGFSFSTPFGSTIEWPNDWEGKEMVQKLELKSFYFQPMVSYKFNDWLAFGASYIYARGKVNWDKAVTQFGGELNIKDEKASGHGYGFGFYFRPDPKLDVSIAYRSPVDMKAKNGKATFKFPSASIYPLLGLDPATGTDNFTATLPLVEEYTIGLTYKITPKWLVSADFNYHGWERYGRLTLDFENAPVGNQADPTVLVSPKNFRNSKTFRLGTQYAFTNMIYGRLGAYYDESPYTDENFIPETPSFNTYVVTGGVGFKLKQFGVDIAAGYAMPQARDVKNAGLGFYGQAKATAFYLGLGLSYNPF; from the coding sequence ATGAAAAAAATATTAGTATCAACTGCATTATTGGCAGGGGTTTTATCTTACGCGGGAGGCTTCAGGGTTTCTCTCCAGGGGGTGAAACAATTGGCGATGGCACACACCAGTGCGCATGCTGAAGATGCAAGTGTGGCATTCTTTAACCCTGCGGGTATGTCATTCATTCCCTCGAAACTAAGCATCGTTGCGGGAGGGTTTGGAGCGAGTAATAAAGTTACTTTTCAGAATTTAAATACTTTACAGAGTACTGAAACTGATAACCCGATGGGAACACCCATTTATGCTGCGATTGCTTATAAACCGATAGATAAATTGTCAATCGGGTTCAGCTTTTCAACACCTTTCGGGAGTACTATCGAATGGCCGAATGATTGGGAAGGTAAAGAAATGGTACAAAAGCTTGAGCTGAAAAGTTTTTACTTCCAACCAATGGTTTCCTATAAATTTAATGACTGGCTGGCTTTCGGGGCAAGCTATATTTATGCGAGAGGAAAAGTGAATTGGGATAAAGCGGTAACTCAATTTGGAGGCGAGCTTAATATTAAGGATGAAAAAGCAAGCGGCCACGGATATGGCTTCGGGTTTTATTTCAGACCTGATCCAAAACTTGATGTGAGTATTGCGTACCGTTCACCCGTTGATATGAAAGCTAAAAACGGTAAAGCTACCTTTAAATTCCCGTCTGCTTCTATTTATCCTTTGCTGGGATTGGATCCTGCAACTGGAACAGACAATTTTACAGCAACATTACCTTTAGTGGAAGAATATACTATTGGTTTAACATATAAAATCACTCCGAAATGGTTGGTTTCAGCAGATTTCAACTACCACGGATGGGAAAGATATGGCAGGCTGACCCTGGATTTCGAGAATGCTCCTGTTGGAAATCAGGCAGATCCTACGGTTTTGGTTTCGCCTAAAAACTTTAGAAATTCTAAAACATTCAGATTGGGAACTCAATATGCATTCACTAATATGATCTACGGACGTTTGGGAGCTTATTATGATGAATCTCCTTATACTGATGAGAATTTTATCCCGGAAACACCTTCATTCAATACGTATGTTGTAACGGGTGGGGTTGGATTTAAGCTAAAACAATTCGGGGTTGATATTGCGGCAGGATATGCAATGCCACAGGCAAGAGATGTGAAGAATGCCGGTCTTGGTTTCTACGGACAGGCTAAGGCTACAGCGTTCTATTTAGGTTTAGGTTTATCTTATAACCCTTTTTAA
- a CDS encoding PSP1 domain-containing protein, with product MSCGCKTSGDSAHSCGPKKTANGCENVNTCGNSYKLSVFDWLSNINNPASNRCDYVEVRFKNDRKSFFKNVNNVPLHIGSVVTVESSPGHDVGVVSLTGELVKIQMKKKKFPEESALKIYRQANQKDLEVWQEARKKEDNVKLEARKIAHRLGLEMKITDVEYQGDASKVTFYYTAENRVDFRQLIKDYAAAFRTKIDMKQIGFRQEAAKVGGIGSCGRELCCSTWLTDFRSVNTNVARYQQLSINPQKLAGQCGKLKCCLNYELDSYLDALSDFPSSSTTLDTEKGRAFCIKIDVFKKKMWFAYVDSSMAWYDFDIDLVKKLIAKNKRGEKTLPLEELRQPDASFVSIDLIQENNVDRFEKKNRGNNNKNRNQNRPNNNQNSQSQGQKRNNSRPERQDHTDKGEKSPQRQERPQNPNANSNNQPRQQKPQQPKAQLEKVDAASGSDAEKKPNPNKKKFKKKFPPKKDNNA from the coding sequence ATGAGTTGTGGATGTAAAACATCCGGCGATTCTGCACATTCTTGCGGACCCAAGAAAACCGCGAATGGCTGTGAAAATGTAAATACCTGTGGTAATAGTTATAAATTAAGTGTTTTTGACTGGCTTTCTAACATCAACAATCCCGCATCAAACAGATGTGATTATGTGGAAGTTAGATTTAAAAATGACAGAAAATCGTTTTTTAAAAATGTAAATAATGTTCCTTTACATATAGGTAGCGTAGTAACAGTAGAATCGAGTCCCGGACACGATGTAGGTGTGGTAAGTCTCACCGGAGAATTGGTAAAGATTCAGATGAAAAAGAAGAAATTTCCTGAAGAATCTGCCCTAAAAATATACAGACAGGCCAACCAGAAAGATCTGGAAGTTTGGCAGGAAGCAAGAAAAAAAGAAGATAATGTAAAATTAGAAGCCCGAAAAATCGCTCACAGATTAGGTCTCGAAATGAAGATCACGGATGTTGAGTATCAAGGAGATGCTTCGAAGGTTACGTTTTATTATACCGCTGAAAACCGTGTGGATTTCAGACAGTTGATTAAGGATTATGCTGCTGCTTTCAGAACGAAAATCGACATGAAGCAGATTGGTTTCAGACAGGAAGCTGCCAAAGTAGGCGGAATTGGGTCTTGTGGAAGAGAGCTTTGCTGCTCAACCTGGTTGACAGATTTCAGATCTGTGAACACGAATGTTGCGAGATATCAGCAATTAAGCATTAATCCTCAGAAGCTTGCAGGACAGTGTGGAAAACTTAAATGTTGTCTTAATTATGAATTAGACAGCTATCTTGATGCGTTGAGCGACTTTCCTTCTTCTTCAACAACGTTGGACACGGAAAAAGGAAGAGCTTTTTGTATTAAAATTGATGTTTTCAAAAAGAAAATGTGGTTTGCCTACGTAGACAGCTCTATGGCGTGGTATGATTTTGATATTGATTTGGTGAAAAAATTAATAGCAAAAAACAAACGTGGCGAGAAAACCCTGCCTCTTGAAGAACTGAGACAGCCAGATGCATCATTTGTAAGCATCGACCTGATACAGGAGAATAATGTTGACAGATTCGAGAAGAAAAACAGGGGTAATAATAACAAAAACAGGAATCAGAACAGACCAAATAACAATCAGAACAGTCAAAGCCAGGGCCAAAAGAGAAATAACAGCAGGCCGGAAAGACAAGACCATACTGATAAAGGTGAAAAGTCTCCTCAAAGACAGGAAAGGCCACAAAACCCGAATGCAAATTCTAATAATCAGCCAAGACAGCAAAAGCCTCAACAGCCAAAAGCCCAACTGGAGAAAGTAGATGCCGCATCTGGTTCTGACGCCGAAAAAAAACCAAACCCAAATAAAAAGAAATTCAAAAAGAAGTTTCCTCCAAAAAAAGATAACAATGCGTAA
- a CDS encoding gliding motility lipoprotein GldH — MRKILGLFTLILFFSCNSSSEGEVIMNSVDNKWNKKSEQKFNLEISDPQNPKNIIFVVRNNSDYPYSNVRFIVNFTDLQSKKKQTDTLNYVLAKPNGEWLGTGFGDTKETLFQYKLNYKFPAKGKYEIGVTQAMRNDNLPGIEDIGVKIETAKP; from the coding sequence ATGCGTAAAATTTTAGGGTTATTTACTCTTATTCTTTTCTTTAGCTGTAATTCTTCCTCGGAAGGAGAAGTTATCATGAATTCCGTTGATAATAAGTGGAATAAGAAAAGTGAACAAAAATTTAATCTTGAAATTTCAGATCCGCAAAATCCTAAAAATATTATATTTGTTGTAAGAAATAATAGTGATTATCCTTACAGCAATGTGAGATTTATTGTCAATTTCACCGATCTTCAAAGTAAGAAAAAACAAACTGATACGTTGAATTATGTATTGGCAAAGCCCAACGGGGAATGGCTTGGTACAGGATTTGGTGACACGAAGGAAACTTTATTTCAGTATAAACTAAATTATAAATTTCCGGCAAAAGGAAAATATGAAATCGGTGTGACTCAGGCAATGAGAAACGACAACCTTCCGGGAATTGAAGACATTGGAGTAAAAATTGAAACGGCTAAACCGTAA
- a CDS encoding penicillin-binding protein 1A — protein MEENKKSTGNKGKTFPLPPKKKNTAWKKWVRFIWIGLIAVILGISGLFFAVSQGFLGEMPDVKELENPDIYVASEIYSSDGVLLGKFEKEKTQPVIYKELPPYLVYALQAKEDERFKEHSGIDLQSVARAVVYGGGRGGGSTITQQLAKLLFTNGASQNKIERAFQKLKEWIVAVSLEKRYTKEEIVTLYFNKFDFLYNANGIEMASRVYFNKKTSQLTLPEAAMFVAMLENPVKNNPMRNPERAKARRDVVLEQMLKTGYIDQATYEKGVSTPITLDYHPIKNINDDYSAYYKFYLKKEIDNYLKDYEKENGKKLNLYKDGLKIYVTLDSKMQKYAEDAIREHLTDLQKRFDAEQRGRKNWPFYYLNDKQINSLMLQAMKRTGRYKQLKAAGVSEDSIMMEFKKPVKTSRFTWAGEEEVEMSPWDSIRWHKKVAQAGLMSMVPGTGEIKAWVGGIDWQHFQYDHIKQGKRQVGSTFKPFVYATAIMKLGMTPCSVVSNASFNKGTYHVPGRGGMLTLKDALAHSQNPVALRLAEMTGTQSVIQTARDLGVTEDISTSLPMALGSSDITIYEMVGAYSTFANYGNYNKPEMIWRIEDANGRVIKEVNVEPKEVMNPMYAYTMIELMKGVAQYGTASGELGRKGISKDVEIAGKTGTTQNNSDGWFMGIVPKLATGAWVGWEDRATHFFGTGEGQGAKMALPIWAIFMKKVWADKTLGISPDDKFVKPSEWKDGCSDLKGLSSGYGDDGGLQTIDEIKNPKPVEPTTPKNNSGKKEENVNENLNTSEDIDFNNK, from the coding sequence ATGGAAGAAAACAAAAAAAGCACAGGAAACAAAGGGAAAACTTTCCCTCTTCCTCCCAAAAAGAAAAATACTGCTTGGAAAAAATGGGTCAGATTCATCTGGATTGGGCTCATTGCTGTGATTTTAGGAATTTCAGGTCTTTTCTTTGCCGTTTCTCAAGGTTTTCTTGGAGAAATGCCTGATGTAAAAGAGCTTGAAAACCCCGATATTTATGTCGCCTCTGAAATTTACTCTTCAGACGGTGTTTTATTAGGGAAATTTGAAAAGGAAAAAACGCAGCCTGTTATCTATAAAGAACTTCCACCTTATCTTGTATACGCTTTACAAGCAAAAGAAGATGAGCGTTTTAAAGAACATTCCGGAATCGACCTGCAGTCTGTTGCCAGAGCGGTTGTCTACGGAGGTGGACGAGGCGGTGGTTCTACCATTACCCAACAGCTGGCAAAGCTGCTTTTTACAAACGGAGCTTCTCAGAATAAAATTGAAAGAGCCTTCCAAAAGCTCAAAGAATGGATCGTTGCCGTAAGTCTTGAGAAAAGATATACTAAAGAAGAAATTGTTACTTTATATTTCAACAAATTCGACTTTTTATATAATGCCAACGGTATTGAAATGGCGTCGAGAGTTTATTTTAACAAAAAAACCTCCCAGCTTACCTTACCCGAAGCCGCAATGTTTGTAGCGATGCTGGAAAACCCAGTAAAAAACAACCCAATGAGAAATCCTGAAAGAGCGAAAGCAAGAAGGGATGTTGTGTTGGAACAGATGCTAAAAACGGGGTATATTGATCAGGCTACTTACGAAAAAGGAGTTTCGACACCGATTACCCTGGATTATCACCCAATCAAAAATATTAATGATGATTATTCTGCGTATTATAAGTTTTACTTAAAAAAGGAAATCGATAATTATCTTAAAGATTACGAAAAAGAAAACGGTAAAAAATTAAACCTTTATAAAGACGGTTTAAAAATATATGTTACTCTTGACTCCAAAATGCAGAAATATGCAGAAGATGCTATCAGGGAACACCTTACTGATCTTCAGAAAAGATTTGATGCAGAGCAAAGAGGCAGAAAAAACTGGCCTTTCTATTATCTTAATGACAAGCAAATTAATAGTCTGATGCTTCAGGCCATGAAGAGAACCGGACGTTACAAGCAGTTGAAGGCGGCAGGTGTTTCTGAAGATTCTATTATGATGGAGTTCAAAAAACCGGTCAAAACATCGCGTTTTACTTGGGCAGGAGAAGAGGAAGTGGAAATGTCTCCTTGGGATTCTATCAGATGGCATAAGAAAGTGGCTCAGGCGGGTCTGATGTCAATGGTTCCGGGAACAGGTGAGATCAAAGCCTGGGTTGGAGGTATCGATTGGCAGCACTTCCAATATGACCACATCAAGCAAGGAAAAAGACAGGTAGGATCAACATTCAAGCCTTTCGTATATGCAACTGCAATCATGAAATTAGGAATGACACCTTGTTCTGTGGTTTCTAATGCAAGTTTTAATAAAGGAACCTATCACGTTCCTGGACGAGGAGGAATGCTTACCTTAAAAGATGCTTTGGCGCATTCTCAAAACCCGGTAGCTTTACGTCTTGCAGAAATGACAGGCACGCAAAGTGTAATACAGACCGCAAGAGATCTGGGAGTGACGGAAGATATTTCGACAAGTTTACCAATGGCTTTAGGTTCATCAGACATTACGATCTACGAAATGGTAGGAGCTTACAGTACTTTTGCCAATTATGGTAACTACAACAAGCCGGAAATGATCTGGAGAATTGAAGATGCAAACGGTAGAGTAATCAAAGAAGTAAACGTAGAGCCGAAAGAAGTAATGAACCCAATGTACGCTTACACCATGATCGAATTGATGAAAGGGGTGGCGCAATATGGTACAGCTTCCGGAGAGCTTGGCAGAAAAGGTATATCAAAAGATGTGGAAATTGCAGGTAAAACCGGTACTACACAGAACAACTCGGACGGTTGGTTTATGGGGATTGTTCCGAAACTGGCAACAGGAGCCTGGGTAGGATGGGAAGACAGGGCAACCCACTTCTTCGGAACCGGCGAAGGTCAGGGTGCGAAAATGGCACTCCCAATTTGGGCAATTTTCATGAAAAAAGTCTGGGCGGATAAAACATTAGGCATTTCACCTGACGATAAATTCGTAAAACCTTCGGAATGGAAAGACGGATGCTCAGATCTTAAAGGATTAAGCTCAGGGTACGGAGATGACGGAGGATTGCAGACCATCGACGAAATCAAAAATCCGAAACCGGTGGAGCCTACTACTCCAAAAAATAATTCAGGTAAAAAAGAAGAAAATGTCAATGAAAACTTGAACACAAGTGAAGATATTGACTTTAATAATAAATAA